A single region of the Salvia miltiorrhiza cultivar Shanhuang (shh) chromosome 8, IMPLAD_Smil_shh, whole genome shotgun sequence genome encodes:
- the LOC131001817 gene encoding putative pentatricopeptide repeat-containing protein At2g01510: MKNSRALSPWNGTAVITKRFYSTNSSNLVDARAIKTGFDLEISRYNFLLKNLVARCQLSEASKLFDEMPRRNTCSVNMMISCHVKSGNLSYARELFDGMSDRTAVSWTILIGGYARSNRPMDAFSLYAEMFTSGMKPDHVTVTTLLSSCNETTTRNDVHQVHAHITKFGFGCDLGVCNSLIDSYSKSRNLGLAFQLFKEIVTRDTITYNTLITGYAKEGIREAAVKLFSEMQHFGFRPSDFTFAALLHACAGMGGATLGQQVHGLVIKTNFHWDVFVGNALLDFYSKHDCMEDVRKLFDEMMELDCVSYNIVITSYAWNEKIEEVFELFSELQLSKFSRRNFPFATLLSIAANMQYIKMGRQIHAQALLTTADLETQVGNALVDMYAKCGRFDEADVIFENLSSKSSVSWTAMISAYIQLGLHDEALKLFNEMRGNNVCGDQATFASVLRAASNLALLSLGKQLHSCIISAGFISNVFCGSALLDMYAKCGSLKDALVVFKDMPERNTISWNALISAYAQNGDGKATLRSFEEMIESGLHPDPVSFLSVLTACSHSGLVDEALEYFNFMTQTYKVVPRKEHFASLIDVLCRRGRFKEAEAFMAQMPFAPDEIIWSSILYSCRIHKNQEFAKKAADELFKLNELRDAGAYVTMSNIYAEAGDWEHMAKVKKAMRDRGVRKVAAYSWVEIKRKFHVFTANDRTHPLNEEIRRKIDILAERMEKEGYKPDVSCALQNVNDELKAESLKYHSERLAIAFALITTPEGSAILVMKNLRACVDCHAAIKVISRIVKREITVRDCSRFHHFKDGACSCGDYW, translated from the exons ATGAAAAACTCAAGGGCTCTGAGCCCATGGAATGGAACCGCCGTGATTACAAAGCGATTCTACTCTACAAATAG CTCGAATTTGGTTGATGCTCGAGCCATCAAGACGGGCTTTGATTTAGAGATCAGTCGTTACAACTTCCTGCTCAAGAATTTGGTTGCACGGTGCCAGCTCTCCGAGGCAAGCAAACTGTTCGATGAAATGCCTCGCAGAAACACCTGCTCGGTGAACATGATGATCTCCTGTCATGTCAAGTCAGGCAATCTTTCTTATGCTCGCGAGTTGTTTGATGGTATGAGTGATCGGACTGCGGTCTCGTGGACGATTCTCATTGGGGGATATGCGCGGAGTAATAGACCTATGGATGCTTTTAGTCTTTATGCTGAGATGTTCACATCAGGGATGAAGCCCGATCATGTCACTGTTACGACTCTTTTGTCGAGCTGCAATGAGACGACAACTAGAAACGATGTGCACCAGGTTCATGCTCATATCACTAAGTTTGGATTTGGCTGTGACCTTGGTGTTTGTAACAGCTTGATTGATTCTTACAGCAAATCTCGAAATCTTGGTTTAGCTTTTCAGCTCTTCAAGGAAATAGTGACGAGAGATACCATTACTTATAACACGTTGATTACAGGGTATGCAAAAGAAGGGATTCGTGAAGCAGCCGTAAAGCTCTTTTCAGAAATGCAGCATTTTGGTTTTAGGCCGTCGGATTTCACTTTTGCAGCCCTTTTACATGCATGTGCTGGAATGGGCGGTGCAACCCTCGGGCAGCAGGTTCATGGTCTGGTGATCAAGACAAACTTCCATTGGGATGTATTTGTTGGCAATGCGCTTCTTGATTTTTACTCCAAGCACGATTGTATGGAAGATGTGAGGAAGTTGTTTGACGAAATGATGGAGTTGGATTGTGTTTCTTACAATATTGTCATCACAAGTTATGCATGgaatgaaaaaattgaagagGTTTTTGAGCTCTTCAGTGAGTTACAGTTGAGCAAGTTCAGTAGAAGAAACTTTCCCTTTGCGACTTTGTTGAGTATAGCGGCAAATATGCAATATATAAAGATGGGAAGGCAGATCCATGCGCAGGCACTTTTGACAACAGCTGATTTAGAAACTCAAGTAGGGAATGCCCTTGTTGACATGTATGCCAAATGTGGCAGATTTGATGAAGCCGATGTTATATTTGAAAACTTGTCTAGCAAAAGCTCAGTTTCCTGGACAGCTATGATATCGGCCTATATTCAACTAGGCCTCCATGATGAGGCCCTTAAGCTGTTCAATGAGATGCGTGGGAATAATGTTTGTGGGGACCAAGCAACTTTTGCTTCTGTTTTGAGAGCTGCATCGAACTTGGCCTTACTTTCACTAGGGAAGCAATTGCATTCATGCATAATTAGTGCTGGATTTATATCAAATGTCTTCTGTGGCAGCGCGCTTCTAGACATGTATGCTAAATGTGGATCTTTAAAGGATGCACTTGTAGTTTTCAAGGATATGCCTGAGAGAAACACGATCTCGTGGAATGCTCTGATATCTGCATATGCTCAGAATGGAGATGGTAAAGCCACTCTCAGATCCTTTGAAGAGATGATAGAGTCGGGCCTGCATCCTGATCCTGTTAGCTTCCTTAGTGTTTTGACTGCATGCAGCCACTCAGGGCTTGTTGATGAAGCATTAGAGTATTTCAATTTCATGACCCAGACTTACAAAGTTGTTCCACGGAAAGAGCACTTTGCCTCATTGATAGATGTGCTCTGCAGAAGGGGACGATTTAAGGAAGCAGAGGCGTTCATGGCCCAAATGCCATTCGCACCAGATGAAATTATTTGGTCATCCATTTTATATTCATGCAGGATCCATAAGAATCAAGAGTTTGCTAAGAAAGCTGCAGATGAACTTTTTAAGCTAAATGAGCTTAGGGATGCTGGTGCCTATGTTACCATGTCTAATATTTATGCAGAGGCAGGAGACTGGGAACACATGGCAAAGGTGAAGAAGGCTATGAGAGATCGTGGAGTTCGAAAAGTTGCTGCTTATAGCTGGGTTGAAATTAAACGAAAGTTTCACGTCTTCACTGCCAATGATAGGACTCATCCACTTAATGAGGAGATCAGGAGAAAGATAGACATTTTGGCGGAACGGATGGAAAAGGAAGGCTACAAACCTGATGTTAGTTGTGCTCTTCAAAATGTGAACGACGAACTAAAAGCTGAATCACTAAAATATCACAGTGAGAGGTTAGCAATTGCATTTGCACTCATAACTACTCCAGAGGGATCAGCTATACTGGTGATGAAGAACCTTAGAGCTTGTGTAGACTGCCATGCTGCTATAAAAGTGATCTCAAGAATTGTTAAACGAGAAATTACTGTTAGGGATTGTAGTAGGTTCCATCATTTTAAAGATGGAGCCTGTTCATGTGGCGATTATTGGTGA
- the LOC131001818 gene encoding pentatricopeptide repeat-containing protein At3g49710, which translates to MTQISWIVQNFRHILKSCIDRRDIATGKCLHVLYIKSVVPHLTYISNHFTLLYSKCRRLSDARNAFHATLAPNVFSFNVMIHAYAKESLPHLAHHLFDTIPQPDLISYNTLIAAYAECGQPCPALELLLGARDSGLGIDGFTFSAVVAASCDDVGLIKQLHSWALSGGFDGYASVSNALISGYSRNGCLREAERVFRHMGVVKDEVSWNSMIVVYAQKRQGLKALDLYQKMMDQELYVDISSLASILNAFTSLEDVRGGMQFHGKLIKMGFHGHGHVGSAVIDLYSKCGGYMVECRKVFEEMDDPDLVVWNTMISGYSLYEDFSEEALDCFKQLQRAGHAPDDCTFVCAISACSRMSSPSQGRQVQSLFIKSDVRTNRVSINNALITMYSKCGSLQDATRVFDRMPEHNSVSFNSMIAAYAQHGLGTEPLLLFKQMLDKGFAPTNVTFVSLLCACAHTGRVEDGERYFSMMTDKFKMEAEMEHYACMVDLLGRAGRLDKAEKLIEMMPYDPSIMIWGSLLSACRTNGNVELAEKAASQCLELDPSNAAPYVMLSHLYARAQRWEDVAIVKRRMLDRRMKRRVGCSWIEVENKVHVFVAEDKSHPMMKRIYEFWEEMCAKMKGAGYVADVRWVSVRDDDVTEEEKETMVLHHSEKLAVAMGLLSTKAAAPLLVMKNLRMCGDCHNAIRIISDITAREITVRDCHRFHHFKQGQCSCRDFW; encoded by the coding sequence ATGACCCAAATTTCATGGATAGTGCAAAATTTCCGGCATATTTTGAAATCGTGCATAGATAGGAGGGACATCGCCACCGGAAAATGCTTACACGTACTTTACATCAAGTCTGTCGTTCCACACCTTACCTACATTTCCAACCACTTCACTCTCCTCTACTCCAAATGCCGCCGTCTCTCCGACGCCCGCAACGCCTTCCACGCCACCCTCGCCCCCAACGTCTTCTCCTTCAACGTCATGATCCACGCCTATGCTAAAGAATCACTGCCCCATCTTGCACACCACCTGTTCGATACAATTCCCCAACCGGACCTCATCTCTTACAACACACTCATCGCCGCTTACGCTGAATGTGGGCAGCCTTGCCCAGCGCTCGAACTCCTTTTGGGTGCGCGGGACTCTGGTTTGGGGATTGACGGCTTCACCTTTTCTGCAGTCGTTGCCGCGTCTTGCGACGACGTCGGATTGATCAAACAGCTGCACAGCTGGGCTCTTTCAGGTGGGTTTGACGGGTATGCATCGGTGAGTAATGCTTTAATTTCTGGCTACAGTAGAAACGGATGTCTTCGCGAGGCCGAAAGGGTGTTTAGGCATATGGGGGTAGTTAAAGATGAGGTGTCTTGGAATTCGATGATTGTCGTTTATGCACAGAAGAGACAAGGGCTGAAGGCGCTTGATTTGTATCAGAAAATGATGGATCAAGAGCTGTATGTAGACATCTCTTCATTGGCTAGCATCTTGAACGCGTTTACGAGCTTGGAGGATGTACGCGGTGGGATGCAGTTTCATGGTAAGTTGATCAAGATGGGCTTCCATGGACACGGCCACGTCGGAAGCGCTGTGATTGATCTATACTCGAAATGTGGGGGTTATATGGTGGAGTGCAGGAAGGTGTTCGAAGAGATGGATGATCCCGATTTGGTTGTCTGGAACACGATGATCTCGGGATACTCCCTCTATGAGGACTTCTCCGAGGAGGCTCTCGACTGCTTCAAGCAGTTGCAGCGTGCAGGGCACGCCCCCGATGACTGCACCTTCGTTTGTGCGATTAGCGCGTGTTCTAGAATGTCGTCTCCTTCACAAGGGAGGCAAGTGCAGTCATTGTTCATCAAATCTGATGTTCGGACTAACAGAGTCTCGATAAACAATGCTCTCATCACTATGTATTCCAAATGTGGGAGTTTGCAAGATGCAACAAGGGTGTTTGATCGGATGCCTGAGCACAATAGTGTTTCGTTCAATTCTATGATTGCTGCCTACGCTCAGCATGGCCTTGGGACTGAGCCTTTGTTGCTTTTCAAGCAAATGCTCGACAAAGGTTTCGCCCCGACCAATGTAACCTTTGTGTCTCTACTCTGTGCTTGTGCCCATACCGGGAGAGTCGAGGATGGAGAGAGATACTTCTCTATGATGACTGACAAGTTCAAGATGGAAGCAGAGATGGAGCATTACGCTTGCATGGTCGACCTTTTGGGCCGAGCAGGAAGACTAGACAAGGCAGAGAAGCTGATAGAGATGATGCCATATGATCCGAGCATCATGATTTGGGGATCGTTGCTGAGCGCATGTAGAACGAATGGCAATGTGGAGCTAGCGGAGAAAGCTGCAAGCCAGTGCCTTGAGCTAGACCCGTCAAACGCAGCCCCATATGTCATGCTCTCACATCTGTATGCCAGAGCACAGAGATGGGAAGATGTCGCGATAGTCAAAAGGCGTATGCTTGATAGGAGGATGAAGAGGAGGGTGGGGTGCAGCTGGATCGAGGTGGAGAATAAGGTGCACGTGTTCGTGGCAGAGGATAAATCCCATCCGATGATGAAGAGGATTTATGAATTCTGGGAAGAGATGTGTGCGAAGATGAAGGGAGCCGGGTATGTGGCGGATGTGAGATGGGTTTCGGTTAGAGACGACGATGTAACGGAAGAAGAGAAGGAGACGATGGTGTTGCATCACAGTGAGAAGCTGGCAGTTGCAATGGGGCTATTGTCAACCAAGGCCGCTGCTCCTTTGCTGGTGATGAAGAACTTGAGAATGTGTGGAGACTGTCATAATGCTATTAGGATTATATCTGATATCACAGCAAGGGAAATTACTGTTAGAGACTGCCATAGATTTCACCACTTTAAACAAGGGCAATGTTCTTGTAGGGATTTCTGGTGA